Proteins found in one Muntiacus reevesi chromosome 2, mMunRee1.1, whole genome shotgun sequence genomic segment:
- the SULT2B1 gene encoding sulfotransferase 2B1, protein MGEPAEPGNQAEWEPYEKNISAISHNLSGEYFRYKGILFPAGLYSPESISMVENAEVQDDDIFIVTYPKSGTNWMIEILSLILKDGDPSWVHSVPIWKRSPWCEAIIGAFSLPNQPSPRLMSSHLPIQLFAKAFFNSKAKVIYMGRNPRDVVVSLYHYSKIARQLKDPGTPDQFLENFLKGEVPFGSWFDHIKGWIRMKGKENFLFITYEEMQQDLRSSVRCICQFLGRPLGEEALESVVAHSAFNAMKANTMSNFSLLPHSLLDQRHGAFLRKGVCGDWKNHFTVAQSEAFDRLYREQMRGLPTFPWDVDPEDASPDPDPSPNPDQASEAPHP, encoded by the exons CCACAATTTGTCAGGCGAATACTTCAGGTACAAAGGCATCCTCTTCCCCGCGGGCCTCTACTCGCCTGAGAGCATCAGCATGGTAGAGAACGCCGAAGTACAGGACGATGACATCTTTATCGTCACCTACCCCAAGTCAG GGACCAACTGGATGATTGAGATCCTGAGCTTAATCCTAAAGGACGGGGacccctcctgggtccactcagTGCCCATCTGGAAGCGGTCGCCCTGGTGTGAAGCCATCATAGGTGCCTTCAGCCTCCCCAACCAGCCCAGCCCCCGCCTCATGAGTTCCCACCTCCCCATCCAGCTCTTCGCCAAGGCCTTCTTCAACTCCAAGGCCAAG gtGATCTACATGGGCCGGAACCCCCGGGACGTGGTGGTCTCGCTCTATCACTACTCCAAGATCGCCAGGCAGTTGAAGGACCCTGGCACGCCCGACCAGTTCCTGGAGAACTTCCTCAAAGGCGAAG TGCCCTTCGGCTCCTGGTTCGACCACATTAAGGGCTGGATTCGGATGAAGGGCAAAGAGAACTTCCTGTTTATCACTTACGAGGAGATGCAGCAG GATCTCCGTAGCTCCGTGAGGTGCATCTGCCAGTTCCTGGGCCGGCCGCTGGGCGAGGAGGCGCTGGAGTCCGTCGTGGCACACTCGGCCTTCAATGCCATGAAGGCCAACACCATGTCCAACTTCTCCCTGCTGCCCCACAGCCTGCTGGACCAGCGCCACGGTGCCTTCCTCCGGAAAG gggtcTGCGGTGACTGGAAAAACCACTTCACGGTGGCGCAGAGTGAAGCCTTCGACCGCCTCTACCGCGAGCAGATGCGGGGGCTGCCGACCTTCCCCTGGGACGTGGACCCCGAGGACGCCAGTCCGGACCCCGACCCGAGCCCCAACCCAGATCAGGCCTCCGAAGCACCCCACCCGTGA
- the FAM83E gene encoding protein FAM83E → MAASQLAALEGTEPGPGGRPQIEASPGFLYSEGQRLALEALLGEGAEAFEACMRREGLRPFLGGEELRGLVAAAEDWTAAKPEPGGAGEGADAAHGVSGSLTYWPGQSEEAVPVLRLGWPEDSAWKGITRAQLYTQPPGEGQPSLKELVHQEIRAAHKLVAVVMDVFTDPDLLLDLVEAATRRWVPVYLLLDRQQLPAFLTLAQQLGVNPWTTENLDIRVVRGCSFQSRWRRQVSGNVREKFVLLDGERVISGSYSFTWSDSRLHRGLVTLLTGEIADAFSREFRTLYAASWPLPPAPTPGHFVRALGGLQLAHSPHRVAHRCSVAPLSPPPPPDGSLTQRLSACQVFEGDRQETPAAPGPALSDILRSVQRARIPSGPPARPSRSLWDLSRLSQLSGSSDGDNELKKSWGSKDTPAKALMRQRGAGGAPGGEADARPLAWSQPWGGPLPLTPGRRLRYLSPTRRRFAEDAASKLSEPRGIRQPDGATQPRLRGQP, encoded by the exons ATGGCGGCCTCCCAGCTGGCAGCACTGGAAGGGACAGAGCCAGGGCCCGGGGGACGGCCCCAGATTGAGGCCAGCCCCGGCTTCCTGTACTCCGAGGGCCAGCGACTAGCGCTAGAGGCTCTGCTGGGCGAGGGAGCGGAGGCGTTCGAGGCCTGCATGCGGCGCGAGGGCCTCCGGCCCTTCCTGGGCGGAGAGGAGCTCCGGGGCCTGGTGGCAGCAGCTGAGGACTGGACAGCCGCAAAGCCTGAGCCCGGCGGGGCAGGAGAGGGAGCCGACGCCGCCCACGGGGTCTCGGGCAGCCTGACCTACTGGCCGGGACAGTCAGAGGAGGCGGTGCCTGTGCTGCGCCTGGGCTGGCCGGAGGACTCAGCCTGGAAAGGGATCACCCGAGCCCAGCTGTACACCCAGCCGCCTGGCGAGGGCCAGCCGTCCCTCAAGGAGCTGGTGCACCAGGAGATTCGGGCCGCCCACAAG ctGGTGGCCGTGGTCATGGACGTCTTCACTGACCCAGACCTGCTTTTGGACCTGGTGGAGGCTGCCACGCGTCGCTGGGTGCCCGTCTACCTGCTCCTGGACCGTCAGCAGCTGCCTGCCTTTCTGACGCTGGCTCAGCAGCTGGGGGTCAATCCCTGGACCACTGAG AACCTAGACATCCGAGTCGTGCGGGGCTGCAGCTTCCAGAGCCGCTGGCGGCGGCAGGTGAGCGGCAACGTGCGGGAAAAGTTCGTGCTGCTGGATGGCGAGCGGGTCATCTCAGGATCCTACAG CTTCACGTGGAGTGACTCCCGCCTGCACCGTGGCCTGGTGACCCTGCTGACCGGTGAAATCGCTGATGCCTTCAGCCGAGAGTTCCGGACGCTGTATGCAGCCTCCTGGCCGCTCCCGCCGGCGCCCACCCCAGGTCACTTTGTTAGAGCCCTGGGGGGGCTGCAGCTGGCTCACAGCCCACACCGCGTGGCCCACCGCTGCTCCGTGGCCCCCCTGTCGCCGCCACCACCGCCCGATGGCTCACTGACCCAACGCCTGTCCGCCTGCCAAGTCTTCGAGGGGGacaggcaggagaccccagccgCGCCAGGGCCAGCTCTGAGCGACATCCTGAGGAGTGTGCAGCGCGCCCGGATCCCCAGCGGCCCCCCAGCCCGGCCCAGCCGCTCCCTCTGGGACCTGAGTCGCCTGTCCCAGCTGTCGGGCTCTAGTGATGGAGACAACGAG CTCAAGAAGTCCTGGGGCTCCAAGGACACACCAGCCAAGGCCCTGATGAGGCAACGGGGCGCTGGAGGGGCCCCTGGCGGGGAGGCGGACGCCCGCCCGCTGGCCTGGTCCCAGCCCTGGGGCggccccctgcccctcacccccgGCCGCCGCCTCCGCTATCTGTCCCCGACCCGGAGGAGATTTGCTGAAGATGCTGCCTCCAAACTGTCGGAACCCAGAGGCATCCGGCAGCCAGACGGGGCCACCCAGCCAAGACTCAGGGGGCAGCCCTGA
- the SPACA4 gene encoding sperm acrosome membrane-associated protein 4, with product MVLGWLPLLVMVLAPGTTGVKDCIFCELTDSTSCPGTSMRCGDDEDCFTGHGVAPGIGPIINKGCVHATSCGHEEPINYMGVTYSLTTNCCTGHMCNGAPDPTRGRLAGAAASLALGVLLLLRLAP from the coding sequence ATGGTCCTCGGCTGGCTGCCGCTTCTGGTGATGGTTCTGGCCCCCGGCACGACGGGCGTCAAGGACTGCATCTTCTGTGAGCTGACCGACTCCACGAGCTGTCCCGGGACCAGCATGCGCTGTGGCGACGATGAGGACTGCTTTACAGGCCACGGGGTGGCCCCCGGCATCGGCCCCATCATCAATAAAGGCTGCGTGCACGCCACCTCGTGTGGCCACGAGGAGCCCATCAACTACATGGGCGTCACCTACAGCCTCACCACCAACTGCTGCACTGGCCACATGTGTAACGGGGCCCCCGACCCCACGCGCGGCCGCTTGGCGGGGGCCGCTGCCAGCCTGGCGCtgggtgtgctgctgctgctccgaCTTGCGCCGTGA
- the RPL18 gene encoding large ribosomal subunit protein eL18 encodes MGVDIRHNKDRKVRRKEPKSQDIYLRLLVKLYRFLARRTNSTFNQVVLKRLFMSRTNRPPLSLSRMIRKMKLPGREGKTAVVVGTVTDDVRVQEVPKLKVCALRVSSRARSRILKAGGKILTFDQLALDSPKGCGTVLLSGPRKGREVYRHFGKAPGTPHSHTKPYVRSKGRKFERARGRRASRGYKN; translated from the exons ATG GGAGTTGACATCCGCCACAACAAGGACCGAAAGGTTCGACGCAAGGAGCCCAAGAGCCAGGACATTTACCTGAGGCTGTTGGTCAAG CTGTACAGGTTCCTGGCCAGACGAACCAACTCCACCTTCAATCAGGTTGTCCTAAAGAGATTGTTCATGAGCCGCACCAACCGGCCACCACTCTCCCTTTCCCGGATG ATCCGGAAGATGAAACTTCCTGGCCGGGAAGGCAAAACAGCTGTGGTCGTGGGAACTGTAACTGATGATGTTCGTGTCCAGGAGGTGCCCAAACTGAAG GTGTGTGCTCTGCGAGTGAGCAGCCGCGCCCGGAGTCGCATCCTCAAGGCTGGGGGCAAGATCCTCACCTTCGACCAGCTGGCCCTGGACTCCCCCAAGGGCTGCGGCACCGTCCTCCTCTCGG GTCCTCGCAAGGGCCGAGAGGTGTACAGGCATTTCGGCAAGGCCCCAGGAACCCCGCATAGCCACACCAA ACCCTACGTCCGCTCCAAGGGCCGGAAGTTCGAGCGCGCCAGAGGCCGTCGAGCCAGCCGTGGCTACAAAAACTAA